DNA from Felis catus isolate Fca126 chromosome B3, F.catus_Fca126_mat1.0, whole genome shotgun sequence:
aaaatcactaagaggaaacatcaggGGTAGGGAGATTCTGGCTATGTTAAtctaacaggattcttgctgaaggcaggccaggttGATTGGGCATTACCTGGGGATGATGAGGGATGAGGAATTTGGTCAAATATTGAGAGTGATTGAAATTAATGGTGGGGATTCTGGCTAACCCAACTTAGCATTATTCTTGCTAACAGCTGAACTTGACAAGGCCCAAGGATGAGGCCCAGGTGGAAAGTGGCTAAAGGAACCTGTTTAGAGTTTGGTGAAGGAGAGGCCACTTGTCACCAGCAAGCCAAGTACTTTCCAGTGAACTCATCCATGTGGCAAATAAGGACAAAGGATTTTTGCACATACCATCTGGGGAAAGGGTTAGTAGGTGATCTCCCAAAAAGACTGAATACAGGAGTATTTCATTATCGTATTGATCTGATCTGGCTCAGTCTCACTCTCAAACACCTATCAATAGCTGACCCATCTCTGAGTATCAGATTCACATTAACCCAGCTCAGGAGACTGCCTGGGCAAAACAGACTGCCTACTTATTAATTATTAACCCAGCAAAACAGACTGCCTACTTATTAATTCATAATTAGAAATTGAGCATCTGCATGGGGATGATAGGTTATATGACAATTCACCTTTCCTTATAAACAGATGTATATAGTAAATCACATAATAAAATTGCTTGGTAAACATGTTAAAAGAAACAgatccaaaatggagtcacttgtggcttcacaagtgaattctacaaacatttaaagaagggttaatacctattcttttcaaactattccaaaaaatggaagaggaaggaaagctttctatgaggccagcattaccctgacaccaaaaccagatagagtcactacaaaaaaaagagagaactataggccaatatctctgatgaatatagatacatatatcctcaacaaattattagcaaaccaaatccaacaatacattaaaaaaaatcattcaccacaatcaagtgggatttattcttgggataTAAGGGTGGCTGAATGTTCACAAATCAATCGACTTGATACAtgacatcaataagaaaaaggatagggttgcctgggtggctcagtcagttaagcttaagactcttgatctgggctcaggtcatgatctcatggttgtgagatcaagccccatatcaggctccatgctgagtggggagcctgcatggaattctctctctctctctctctctctctctctctctctctctctctctctctttctctctctctctctctgcccctctcctgctcatgtgtgtgcacactctctcaaaataaacattaaaaaataagacaagggataaaaaatattattttaatagatgcagaaaaacatttgacaaggtacaatatccattcataataaaaaccctcaacaaagtagggttagaggaaatagacatccacataataaaggctatCTATGAAAAACTCACTGCTAACAttatcctcaatgaggaaaaacagagcttttcccccaagggcaggaacaagacaggatttCCACTCTCAACATTTTCAttgaacatagtactggaagttttagccacagcaattagacaagaaagagaaatgaaaggcatTGGAATTGGTAAGGACaggtaaaactttcactacttgtagatgacatgatactatatatatatagaaaaccctaaagactccaccaaaaaacttcggAACTGAGAAATGAATCAggaaagctgcaggatacaaaatcaatatacagaaacctgttgcatttctgtacactaatgaagtagcagaaagagaaattaagaaaatcccatatacaattgcaccaaaaataataaaacctagggataaacctaaccaaaggggaaagacttgtactctgaaaactataaaacaataatgaaagaaattgaagatgacacaaatggaaatatattctatgctcatggattggaagaacaaatattgttagaatgtccattctacccaaagaaatctacagatttaatgcaatcccaatcaaataccaagagcatttttcacagaactagaataaaaaatcctaaaatttttatggaaccacaaaagatcctgaagagccaaagtaatctggaaaagaagaacataactggaggtatcacaatcccagatttcaagatatactacaaagttgtattaatcaaaacagtatggtaccggcaccaaaacagacatatagatcaatggaacagaatagaaagcctagaaataaacacacacttaAATGGTTAATAAAGCTACGCcagggaggcaagaatatgcagtgggaaaaagaaagggtgtttaacaaatggttttggaaaaactggaccattttcttacaccatagacaataataaactcaaaatggactaaagacctaaatatgacaCCTAAAGtactagaagagagcataggcagtaatttctctgacatttttctagatatgtttcctaaggcaaaggaagcaaaagcaaaaataaactattgggactacatgaaaataaaaagctttgaatagcaaaggaaacaatcaacaaaacaaaaagacaccaaattggagaagatatttgcaaataatatgttcaataaggggttaatacccaaagtatataaagaacttacacaacacaaacaaagcaaaacaaaaaaccaatctgattaaaaataggcagaagatatgaacagacattacTCCaaagacacacgaaaagatgcttaacatcactcattgtcagggaaatgcaaatcaaaatcacaatgagatatcaccttacacctgtcagaatggatagtatcaaagagacaagaagtaacaagtgttggtgaggcatggagaaaaaggaacccttgggcactgttggtgggaattcaaactggtgcagccactgtggaaaatgggtGGAGGttacttgaaaaatgaaaaacaattaccatatgacccagtaattctactatttacccaaagaaaatgaaaataagaatttgaaaggatatatgtacccctatgtttattgcagcattatttacattaactggaatgtggaagcaacccaagtatgcactgatagatgaatggataaagaaggtatggtatgtatctacaatggaatgttacccataaaacacatgaaattctgccatttgcaacaacgtggatggctctagagggtataatgccaagtgaaataagtcagtataagaaagacaaataccacatgaatTCATtcctatgtagaatttaagaaacaaaacaaatgaacaaagggaaaagagacaaaaaaaagtctcttaaatatagagaactggtgtttgccagaggggagggaatggctgaaataggtgaagggaattaagagtacccttatcgtgatgagcactgaataatgtgtagaattgttgaatcactgtattgtatgcctgaaactaatataacagtgtatgttaattattctggaattttaaaaatgataaaaaaaaaattaaaaaagtaaaataaaaatggagtcacttgCCCCCATTGCTGCAAATCAGGATATAATTGCAAGAATCTGAACTTTAACCAGTCAATCTGGAATTTTCTgatcagcactagtgaggtaaATTGCTTGCTAGAACCCCATGCTTCccccaaaggaaggtgaccttgcctgaaacctGAAacaatccctctccctctccctcccactctccccctctccccctctccctttttttttttttttgttaatagcTTCTTTGCCCCACCCTGTTTCTGCCTATAAACATCTTCCATTTTGTTTAGCCTCTCGGAGCACTTTTCTGCtggctagatgggatgctgcctgccTGACTGTTAAATAAAGCCGGTTAAATTTTTCAAGTTCACTCAgttgaattctgttttttaacaCATAGAATCATAACAAGGAGAATTAGTTTGAATAGAATGTTTCATGGCATCATGCATCCAATTGTATACAGCAGGCTTCCTCTTTCCTATAAGGTTTGTTTATAAACCCTAAGGCATACCTCACTATAACTAACTCTCCAATAAAACCAGGTTTATGCTTCAGATAATGACCACATTACCAGCATCTTCTCTTTATCATTACCCATAGTTTTTGAAATGTAATTCcccttttcaaaatgttttattttttaattttttttttttctaaaatgttttaaaggcatATGATGACCCTATGTCCATCTTAAAATAGTCTCTTTAAGGAACTACTTTTGACAGtatttatacttcattttatcctttttatgACCTAATAAACATGTTTGTTGtttagtaaacaaaaaaaaacagtacaataaTAGAAATAGTAAACTCAATTTTTAGCTATTATACATGGTAAAAACCAATCAACttatttgttcaaatatatttattagatttttgaTGGGGTAAACTAGATTTCTGATAGTCTTTTAGTTTATAGctaaaagagagacagacctAAACTCACTGATAAAATATTACTTTGGGAAGGTAAACTTCGTTTTATTTGAAGCTGAGAGCTCATGCTGTATTTGCAGTAATGATGAGTCAAGAAATGGAAGTGAAATGTCAACAATTCTGATAATCATATAAAGGTAGGAAAGTTTGCCTAAAGtatatgagtttttgtttttgttttttcagagccagggaagggcagagagagagggagagagagaatcccaagcaggcttcctgctcagcacggagcctgatgtggggttcatctcacaaccacgagaccatgaccggagccaaaatcaagagtccaatgcttaacctactTAGCCACGCACGGGCCCCTCTGAATTTTTTACCTaatgtgtttaaatattttttacaagaaTGAGCTGTTCAAActgttttctgaaatgaaatccttctttttggaaaaattacAAACTCGTTTGTGTTTGTATACTTATTTGTAAAGTAAGTTAcaaatttgtgtatttgtttacttacttacATTTTAGCATATTCCAAAAATGTATTGCTTTATGTTGTATATCTCACAAAGTGGTGAATTTCACAGTCCAAACTCTAAAGCTTCTTTTAAGTTGTTTGTATCCAGATTCTAAATATACTATAAGCTGGTGAATAATTCTGTATATTGTCTATCCATGCTTTTGATTTTATACAGTTTAGTTTTTTTAGTCTATATTAAAGAAACATTACTCTGTAGTTGTCTTCAACTACATTTTATCTTTAGAGCTGATTAGTACAGGTCAGTAGTTCACAAAAAGTGATCCCATCAGAATACAAATAGGCTATATTatcctatcttttaaaaaataacctttggCCCCATATGTCTACTTCCGGCTTCCAGTCTATTTCTCTGTTCAGTGTACAGCAAAACTACTAAAAAGTACCACTTCCATTTTTTCTTAAACCTATTCCAttaaagttttcctttctgtgacCTCACTAAAACACTTCTCCTTGAGGTGACTAATGTTCTCTGCATTGCCTATTTGTACCTTCAGATCTCAATCCATGTGTTACCTCTCAAGATAATTTCACACAGCTGGCCTCTTGAAACAGATTCTTTACTTGGCTTTTGGGCATCAGTTTGttaatttcttcctccttcactaATCATTTCTtgatctcatttgtttatttatattcattcccATGATTTCTAAATGTTGGAGTTCCCTAGAGTTTAGTCCTTTGGTCTCTTTTCTATGAATACTTTATAGTCTTATCTGGCctcatgattttaaataatatcttcgTGTGGATGTTGTTCAAATTGATTATATTCAACATGGGCTTCTCCCTTGAACTCCAGACTACATGTTCAGTTGTCTCACAACAGCTCTACTTTCCCCAGAGATTCTCTTCACTTCCTTCAGGGGTTTGGTCAGACATCAACTTATCAGAGACCTTCCCAGACCAGTCTACCAAAAATAACTCCTTGCTTAAGCACTCCCTTTCCCCcaaccctattttatttttttcctcataacaTTTATCACTtggcatattttatatatatttataggcatacataaatatttatgtgtaacTATGTATACatcatttatatatgtacatttatacatgtatgtaaatgtaaatatatgcctatatatatatatgtacttacacacatatatatctatacttttttttgagagtatTTACttatactgagagagagaaagagagagaaaacgaatcccaggcaggctccatactgtcaacacagagcccaacatggggctcaaacttatgaaccgttagatcatgacctgagccgaaatcaagagtcggccacttaacctactgagccacccaggcacccctctatacatatgttttttggtctctttttcccTACTGGAATTTACCAGAatctaagctccatgaggacatgCTCTTAGTGCCTAGAAAATCCCTGGACTTTAACAGGCACTAAATGACTACATAGTGGCTATTCCAGACAATGTGCTTGATTCTGAGATACTCATCCTACCTGAGAATTttagcaacaaacaaaaaagggccTAACCACCTGCTATAGTAAGAATCTTTAGGTTAATATAtagattctaaattttaaaaaattgacttcACTTGCCACAAATTGAGTACCTACAGTGAAGGGGGAAAATACGTTGTATAGATTTTGTGGAGAAAAGGCAACTAAactcaagtattttttatttttttttaaattatttttttttcaacgtttatttatttttgggacagagagagacagagcatgaacgggggtggggcagagagagagggagacacagaatcggaaacaggctccaggctctgagccatcagcccagagcctgacgcagggctcgaactcacggaccgcgagatcgtgacctggttgaagtcggacgcttaaccgactgcgccacccaggcgcccctcaagttatttttaaatttgcagtaTTCACCTCAATATCTTGTGCAATGCCCTGATTTTTGGTGTTTTAGAGGAGGTGAACaaaactaatttttctttttatgtcattATCAAATAAGTTTTGAGGTGTTTGGAAAAATGAGGCAGAGTTTGAACTATTTTCTCACATCaaaccatttttttctaaatagaagaTACAAATTTCTGACCCCCTAGCAactcaagattattttttaattgatgttaATATCCTGAATCTGACACTAATAGGGAAAAATAAGAGccgtgatttttttcattaaaggtACTCAGACTCAAGTGTGGTTTCAACAGATGGCagctgaaataaataaatctctgtaTACAGTGGAATTACATAGTTTAAAGAATAGTCTGTCATCCACCACTGCTTACACTGTGTTAAGGATATATCAAATTATTTGCGTTTATGAAAAAGTACTGCATCTCTTACATCTTTGTACTTCTACGTATTGCTTCTTCTTCCTCTACTGATCTTTCCTTTGATttggttttaccttttccaggaTGCTTCTCCTGATGTCCTCGGTCTCAATTTGAGCAATTCTGTCTTTGTGTCTGAAAGACCTTTtgcaaaatttacataaatgatcACATTTTATTGATTTGCTAATCTCATTCCCCTAAAATATTACTCATTGAAACAATAAAGGtactgtcttttatttctgtgttccaTTTGCATTAGTGACTGTCATTAGCAAGTGTTCTATAATACctgccaaatgaatgaatgaatagcagGTCCTTTCTTCTACCGGCCGAGCAGTGGAAACTAACATTCATTACCCCAGGTTCTAAGCCATTAGTTGAAATCACAGAAAACTGGGAAATTACTGGTCAGTCTTccttaattcaattttttttcttagtgctCCTGTGTTCCTTTGTCTTGTTAAATATATTCAGTGGACACATGAGATCCTTAAAGCCTTTTGAAACTTTTGGAGAATATGTACTAAATAATGTACTAAATGTGtctactttttattctattttgtacTAAAACGCATCCaccttttattctattttgaacacattttaatttaagaAGAAGTCACTGTCATTCAGTTATCAGTTcaaatgctttatttcttaaaagttttcttttaactaATTCAAATGCTTTTCTAGTCCAAATTTGGTATTCTAGCCTTAGATTTAGAACTCACTTTTCCTGagtatattttctcttaaatataCACAGGAATATATTTTCATAGAGTGTGTTGAAAATTAGGAAAATCAAGGGTTCTGGTTCTGTCAGGTGCAGTGTTGAgagtattattttgataaaatccagTAGCTCTGATATGGCTTGAAAATACTTGTTCCTTTGGACTATAATTGCAGGGGAAAAACTGTGGCATAGGTAAAAATTCACCATAATTACTTGAACTGGTTTTGTACATAATCATCTTAGGTTTTGATAGTGAGGTAGCTGTATGGAGTGTCTTTGGGTCCAACATACATGAAAACACAGGATTTCCAGGGTTCACACAAGGGGGAAGTTGTTCAGGTTTCATTTCTGTGTCTGAATTTGAAGCTGAAGCACTTTTCTTGtcctaaaatataaagatataaaattattgtcaattataaaatttggggggaaaaaaaccccaccaaaattAAACTTAACACAATAGTGTCTTATAccactcataaaaattaactcaaaatgaatgaaagacttaaatgtaagacctaaaaccataaagctCCCAGAAAAGAACACAGGGGAAAAGCTCTGATTTAGGTCTTGGCAGAGTTTTTAGAT
Protein-coding regions in this window:
- the CB3H15orf65 gene encoding uncharacterized protein C15orf65 homolog; this translates as MTEYDWDKKSASASNSDTEMKPEQLPPCVNPGNPVFSCMLDPKTLHTATSLSKPKMIMYKTSSSNYGEFLPMPQFFPCNYSPKEQVFSSHIRATGFYQNNTLNTAPDRTRTLDFPNFQHTL